aaacaaaacagacgACCTATCTGTGTAAGTCTTATGGCAGCCAGACAGGAACAAAAGAGCTACACATACCACTCCTTTCTCCCAGATGACGCTCATGCGATCCTGAATACCAGGAAGCCCGTGGGGGATCTTTGTGAAATCATCCTTGCCCATGGCTCTCTGTTTGATGGTGAATGGACGGTGGTCGGACCCCACAACATTCAGAGTGTCACTGCAgccaaacagagagagagatggaagtCACATTTATTactgcagcggtggaagaaacCGGAAACCCTGACATTGTATTACATTAAATGTGAGATTTTATAGTGTTTTTCTCACTTTCCCAGCAGGCTCATTAGGAAACTGGGAGTATTGGGGTCCAGGCGGAGAGGAGGCACGGTAACGTGGGCAGCAGCATGGGCCCAGTCCTGGTGATAGTACTGCATACCGTTCAGCACAGCGTGTGCTGTGGTTGTTTCACCGTGGACCACCTTACCTATGGttacacagtacagtatgaaTGCACACTGGATCCAATGATAGTGAAAAGAGTGTTGTTAAGAAAAGCGGCAGAGATTAAGCAAGCAAGAGATTAAAAGATTAAGCAAGTAAACCATGACTTGTTTAACAAACtagtgactttaaaaaaaaaaaatcttttttgtcCAGATTACTATTTCAAAAGTtgactttttataacatttGGCTTTTAACATTAGAAATAAGAGGACCAGTATGAAAGTTGATGGCATGGGAGTTCATTACACAGGATTTTAGGAACCATTGTCCTTTAGTATTGAGCACAAAAAGGAGAAATAAAGAGGAATGTAAAAGAAAATTGTGTGTGGGATACTCAGCAAATACTCAGTGTCAGTGAGTAGTTTAGAAGAAAAGGAATAAGAGTTTTGGTCTAATCTTATCCTAATATTCTCTTATCTGTTCACTGATCAAATTGCGACTGTTCTGTATGATATTTTGACTGTGCTGAAACTATTTTACCTAATCAACAACCTTTAAGGTATCCTGAATTTAATCACGTCTATCTGCCTTTTCTCGAGCTTAGTGTTAAGAGGAAGCATTTATGATTACTGAGACCTTTTGTTTAGAGGCCAGGTCGGCTCCAACAAAGATTAGATTAGTTGAAGCAGACAGTATTGAGTCTATGCAAATCTACCCAGACAGACTTGTGAGTTGAATGTCTTCTTAtctttttgtttattctgttaTTTCCTGTAACCTTATATAAAACCCTGGCCAGAAAGCTCTTCTGGTCAGAGAGAATTCTACAGCTTCTTGTGAACTTCTGTCTCCACTGTGCGAAACTCCTCTTAACCAGCCACTGAACTGGACCTGAGGGAACTTTTCTTCCACAGTATTTGACGGTGTCTATGAAAAAGTTCATGCTAAGGAGGTTTCTCTAAAGCTAGCATATGGTGACAGTGGTTTTACTTGCAGATCGCCAGGAGATCTAACCTTTACACAAACCTTTAGACGTATCAccaaaatacagagagagaaattcAATATTGATAGTAAAAAATAATCTCCCCAAAAGGCTGCTTATTTTTGCAATTCCAAAATATGTGTTCCACCAGTGCTGCTCCACACTCCCCACAGCAAGAGTACTGGGTCCCAGTAAATTTAGATTTCATGGGTTATAAAGAACCACTCCCGGTGACTACATTTAATTCAGATTGTATAATTTCGAAAATTACAATTTCAAAAGTAAATCTCTAGTATTTTCATGAAAGtaaatattttcagtttcagttacTCGagggtatctacataagagtgacattacactgtcatgaacacatgacactgtcatgaacacatgaaccctaaccctaaccataacttgtcatgacaaaaaccgaatgacacttactaaaagaagcgttacgtcatgaacgtttatgacttgtttataatgtttatgacccattcatgacagtgtcatgtcactcttatgtagataccttcaagtaaagtgtaaccatatTTTCGAAATGTAGGCACAGTGCTTGCTTTGGAAAAATTCCAAACGTGATCATGCTAATTGTATCAGAAATGAACCCTTACCCTGCATCTTGGCTGTAGCCACTACATCTCCTGCAGGCATACTGGACACATTGACGAGATAGATCGGGCAGTGGGCCtaacagaaggaaaaaaaaaacaaagtacagtATGTTCTATAGaaaaactgatattttcttttcaccAATATGTATTTCTCTTTTTGTGCGGGAGAGATCTCACTCACCCTGTTGGCGATGGTGATTGCCCTGTGAGTCGCCTCTGCTTCCAACTGTAAAGAAACAAGACTGTGAGGAATCACGGGGAGATACAAAGGTAGAGactttattcatttcattaccgtaaaaatataaatactcTTGACAAGGGTCTGAATATAATAAAAGTTTATTTTAGCTTGAGTGACAGTAATTGAGAGGAAACCGGGATAATCCTGACTGTAATACCTCTTCAGGCCTGCTGATTTCAATCCCCTCTGGGCCACTAATGCCCAGGTCCAATGCTTCTTTTGCACCCTGGGAAGATGCAAGAGGAAGTCATGAATAATGTAAACAACATTAAGTACATTAACACAAGCATTTATGTTCATTTAATGTGTGTATACTACAATAGAGATAATGGACAGAATGAGAAGGTATTGAAATGATTCCCCCTCACCTCTGCCACCAGTTCCCCATTTTCAGCGTGAACTCGTGCTATAGCTCCAATGTCCTTACAGTGCTGCAGAGCCTGGAAGAGCTCGCTGTCCCTCAGCATGAACATGTCCTTATAGGCCATGAACATCTGAAAGGAATTCACTCCGTGCTCCCTCACCAGCTTCTCCATCTCAGCTCGCACCTGCAGGAAGGGAAAGTGTAAATGAGCTCTAGCATCTCTCAGCCTGAACCAAGTTTTCTTGTACAGAGAAGACTCCAGTTCTCAGCCATtggtgtacttttactttgtgtCCTTGTTGTCATTTGGTGGtatattcagtttattcttGTGGATAAGTAGAGACTAAAATATATATTgcaaacatcatttttttttttttcttttaaccaaacaGCAAGAGCTTCTTTGTTATGTCACCATTTTGAACCAGTGTTTAAAAACGATACAGTCGGAAATTCATCATTAGCGTCTCTACCAGCCTCAATTAACCAGAATGCAACACAGTAGCAAGTATGGCTTTGTCCTGGCATAAAAAACACTCTGGTTTAGGTATTGTTCTCACTCATCTCCATGTCTTCACCTACACATAAGGAGCTGAAAGAAACATGTAAGAGTCTAGTCTGTGGAGGCTGTCCAAAAGCATTCTGGAAATTGTAGGAAGTCACTAACAGACAACAGAAGTAAGAAACATTATAGGCTGCTCATAGCTAACAGTTTAAgactaaatgttgttttttatgccataaaaacaaattattctggaaagaaaaagatcatgtggagagggaggaagagtgtTGTGAGTACCTTGGGTCCCCACCAAGTAACTCCCACGTGCAGAGCGTAGTCACAGCAGGCTTTGGAGTCCGCCGAGCTGCGGCACGTCTCGTAGGCTTCCAGCAAAGACTCATTCTTCTCTGGCAGAATGTGTGCGATCACCATGGTTGTACCGCCAGCTAGAGCAGCCtagaagaaatgcaaacaaccgcTCTCAAGTCACTACAATTGTAGGATGTACTTCTGCGATtattattgtgttgtattgtttACCATCTGTATTGTTTACACGTCTTTTAGTgtgtcaatgtgtttttttttttaaatcaattaccATTAAAGACTAAAATGAACTTAGTTTAACTGAAATGAGCGGACCTTAAATTAAACGAAATGATCATTAAACCGAGGCATTAAGAGACGTTGAAGCAAAAGATATTGATATGTTAAACCCATAAATACTGAAGGGACTGTAATCTACTGATCAACGCAGCTCCTGCTCTAAGCATAAAAGTAGAAGCCTCAATTGCCATTAATGCATATTTTTATGGTTATTTGCAGTTGACTGCTGAGGACAATATAAATCCTTCAGTTGTTAAAGGACACAATTAACTGCCCCTCACAGTATAATCGAGAGGCCCTCAAAGCAATAACTGTATAATTTCTTAACGGCATCAGCACTTCTGACTTATTATCCTCCAAAAACAGatttagatgtttatttttattttttagatttagATGTTTTTTAACCCACGCTACAGTAAATCCTAATAACCCCAACCAGTGAAGACagagtgtgttttgtgtataaGTGCATGCGTCAATGAGCATCTGTCAGCTGAGTGACCCTAGAGTGGATCAGTGTGTAGTGGGAGAGAGGACCAGGGGGGCGTGGGTCTGAGAACCATTGTCTCCAAGCACAATGGCGTGAGTGAAAAGGCTTTGCAGCAGTCTTTGCAGCAGCCCCCCGGTATCCATGGAAACAGATACTGATATGCATTTGTCTCTGGATGTTTTTGGAGCACGGCGGCAGCGGAGCAGGCAGGGAGGGGCAAGGAGAGAGGAATGAGGAGAGAACAGTGGAGAACAGTGTCTGTCACCAGCGTCTACCGGcagcctctgtctgtctgtccagttTCTAAAAGAACTAAAACCCAGCCTCCGTCATCTCTCATACTCCCATCATCTCTAAGCACTCCAGACTGATGAGTCATCATGGTGCCCTGAAGCAGAGTAGGCTATCCCAGTCTTTATAAGCAGCCATGATGACCCCATTTTTCACTTTCTGGCAGCCTCGCCAACAGCAAAGTGCCAAATCATCTTCGTGTAATGTTGGTGAAACTCTGCAACCTTGGGACACTTCCAGAAAAAATGCATAATACTGCCAAGTACGGCAGTTTTAAACCTttaaatctgcagattattttcttgactAACTGATCAATCATTGTCTGTATAATGTCGGAAATTTGCGTAAGATGTCTATCAGAAGTCAAATCTGGGTTACACGTGTTGTTTTAGCTTGCAGCTTGttgttatactgtatttaaatgCTTCTTTACTATTTTCTGTGCATGTTTTTAAGCGATTATCCTGCTTCTGTCAGCTGTTTATCTGGTTTATGATTACTACTTCTAATGTGTGACATCTGGCTCTCTGAGGAGCATTCAACAACCTACAGATCTgagtccaaggtgatgtcttcaaatgtcttgttttgtccaaccaacagtccaaaactcaaagatatttagtgTACATTCATAGAAGAGTAGGAAAGCCagaaaatcttcacatttgagaagctgacaACCAGAGAATGTCTTACTATGTTTGcttaaaaatgacttaaacaacTGATCCATTATCAAGATACTGTATGATTAACTTCTTCTATGATTCACTTTCTGTCCATATACtcattgattaatcaactaatggTTGGGGCTCTACCTCCAAGATTGATGCCTGTAAGTATGTTACTGCTATAAAACTGACCATACTGCCAAGCAATACAGCTTTCTTAGTGTTCAAACTGTCACCATCATCTGCCTAGTTTAAATAACTTTTAACATGCTGTTTGCATTCCATCTTTAtgctttatatttaatattattttactaTTGCAGTTTTAGTGTTTACATTATGTTCTAATTGTATCATTTTTACTTTGACAGCAAGAGTGGTTGTGTCTGTCTTTGATGCCAAAATATTAAGAAAGCTGCCTCATCTcatcaaaaacaaactaaagaaGCATCTCTGACATCTCGGCTAAAATTAGCATCAGTGGAAAGCTTTCATCGATCTCTATCTAAAAAAGAGAACAACACATTTGTGATCACAAGAATGATCAAAATTAGAGGGATATCCAAGAGAGTCGAGTTAAATTTagccaaaaaaaatatttcatgcTTTGTCTGTAAAACATGCTGTGACAATTAGGACAATGCCAGTTGCCCTACTTCCAATCTAAGCCCTTCTCGCTTCTGTTTTTGCAGCCCGACGTTACCTTGGTACCGCTGTAGAAGTCATCTGCCGTGGTGGCATTCATGAAGCTCTCCTCCAGGTGGACGCTGGTGTCAATACCCCCGGGGAGGACTAGTTTTCCCGAGGCGTCGATCACTTTGGCTCCACCTGGGATCATCAGCTCCTTCCCCACCTGCTGGATGATGCCATTCTCGATGTAGACGTCGGCCTCCTGGGTGCAGTCGTCGTTCACCACCTTGCCGCCCTTTATCAGGATCCTCACCATTGCTGAGCTGGAAGACATGGCTATGGCTCTGTAAGgaagagaaagggaaaaaaagatggTTTTTAAATcctgttattttttattgtgaGCAGCTGCTAAAACCGTGATAAACTGACTAAATCTAAAACCACTAAAccacaaaaaagcaaaagagaAGTTACAGCGACAGCAAGTGTTTCTACGAGAAACTTGAGAAAGAGAACTTTTTACAGTACCTCATCCTGAGCTGAGACAGTGTAGTAAGACTAGCAGAGACAATAATCAGTGATGCTGTCCTGTGACCAGTCCGTCAGGCTGTGACTTACATCAGCTACAAGACTGAGTAGGCTGTGTCAGTCACCGCCTGTGACCTGACGTCCCAGTGGACACTGATGCACTGGTGAATAGAAAGAAGCTGAGTCCAGTTGTGGATCACAATAAGGCAGACAAGGGTCaataaagtcattattttgaaagaactagAGCAGCATGAAGCCACTTACAATGATGTTCACTCACTGAGAAGCTATACAGAAAGAATCATAGCGGCTGAAAAATATGAGCTACGAAGGTTGAGGTGCGTTCACTTCCGCTACATCCATGCCAAATAGCTCTACTCTAACCCAGTGCTTCCCAACCTGGGGATCAGTACCCCCAAAAGGCATCACGAGGTGAATCTAAGGGCTCGTCAGATCATTTCTACTACACAGCATTTGGTTTATTGTTTGGgacttttctctcctcttttcttgcAAAATACTACTGTTACCTCTTCCACATCTACTTCTAATGAAAGAATGTTAAAGGTAAAATCACTGTTTGAATTGAAGAACCTGTGATGGGGGGGTCACAGGTAGATTTGGCTTTGTAATAAGGGGTCACAACCACAGCTGTAGCTACCACTACAAACTATGAAGTCATGTCCTTAATATTGTTTCTGGGAATTTGGGTTTTTTATCAACTTGgtttacattttacaattaaTAATGTTCACATGGTGGGTATGTTATAGACTGATTCCAGTATTTTTTGACTCAGTAGATTTAAATTGGATGACTTTTGGACCACAAAAGGAAAGGAATAATGGATTCATCATCCAGAATTTTATTCCTGGCAGCGTGGAGAGTTGAATCAGCACTTACACCTTTATGTTGCTaaattacatttgcatttgcataatatatatgtatatatatatatatgtatatccaGGTCCAAATTTAGTGAGGGTGCGTTGGGGATCTCATAATCTCATAATTCTGGCTACAACTCTGTCACAACCACAAGGGATGCTCTACTCTATACTCTATtccaaacaacacaaaaaaattacAGGAAAAATCATGCAAAATGAATTTCCTTCATATTAGTTATAATAAACTGGGTGTGATCATTGCCAGTGATGATCATCTATTCATCAATAACAAAGACACAATCTCCAAGATCTACCTCCTCCCTTTCCTTTTACATCACTGTAATaataatggtgtgtgtgtgtgtgtgtgtgtgtgtgtgtgtgtgtgtgtgtgtgtgtgtgtgtgtgtgtgtgtgtgtctccatcctgcgtgcttgcgtgcgtgcaGGATGCGTATGAGGGTGCGGCAACTTTACTGCATGGCATGGACTCCTTCACATATACAGATCTGATGTGATAATGGGGTGGGGTGGGTTAGGACAGGCATTAATACTATCAGGCTACCATTTAGAAGGTGAAGCACTCATGCATTATTTCCTGTGTTCCCCCAAAGCCTAGAAGCAGCTACAGGCTATAGTAAAGTTATTATAATGCAGGGCCTATACTGTAAGTTGACGCCAATATGTCAATAATAAACAGGTGAGCTTATGTTACCTGTATAAAGACATAAATCGATTACAGATTAAATATGCAACTACAGTATAAATGTTCACTTTATAGTAGGCTATAATTATAAAACGATAGGCCCTGGTATTTGCTCAAATatctatatttatttgttttgtccatTAAATCTATTAAATCCCTGCTACAAATCAAACGCAATCGCTGTATATGTCAATTAGTATCACACGGAATAATTATCTAGGCAAATAATGTAATTTTACTGCAAAAGTGTGATCGCGGTGGAATGATGACACTTCCACTTGTGCGACTTGACACAAAGAAACCGGTCTCCATCCGGCATGATCGGCTGCACAGCGTTCATTAGCGAGCTAGAAACCGCCTTCCCAACTCCCAGTCCGCACTAgaccctcctccctcctccacaaTGAAGACAAGCTTGCTATCTAACGGCGCAAAGTGACTTCACATTATAATAACACAGTCCTACTGTTAGGTGTAGTTGTACTTCAGGGTGTGTATAGATTCTGGGAGGGTGGCAGGAAAGCAGACAGGGCAGACACCAAGACGTGTTAGCCAGGGGGCATGGGAATAATAAGTCCCCGGGCTCCAGGACGAGAGAAGATATACCCATTGCAGCCAACTAGTCAGAATAATGCTGGTGTGGAGCACATACCTCCTCTAtgggcctgctgctgctgctgctccactcGGCTCTCTGCTTACTTTCTTACAGGAACAGAATGCAACACAGTCGTGGATGGCACTTCCCAGGGAGATACACACACCAGATGGATGCCTTCCTGGCCGGTCCGGGACCAACAGACCGCAGCATCATTAACGTCAAGTCAGCGAAGGAGATAAGACATCCGGTtttgctttcaaaataaaacccagATTGTTACCTTTGCAAAGTACAACTGTAATAAAACGTGCTGATAATCAgattaaaaggctttttattattcttattttttttaatttttattcattcactctcttttaatGTGAATGGCAATTCAGAGGTCTTCAACCAGACTTTGACTGAACGGCATTCAAGAAGCAATCTGCATGAAATAAAAATTTATTTCCCCCCATATGTAATTTTTACAGCTTTTACTACCAGCGCCATATGCAAATACCTTCCCCCCATCATGCACCAGGCAAGAAAATACCCTGCAAATATTGGATTGGGAAACGTATTGCTACTgcctcatactgtatattcttaTACGTGATAAGATTCTTAAGATATATTGTTAGCAATAATAGACTCCTACAATTATATGTATTTGTAGCACTCTgttaaaatgtatgcaaatgtaCTCTCGTACACAAATATGCATTTCCAGCAATTACAAGAAATGAATCTAAATCATTTAGTTTAAATTGCATATTGTCTGAAACAAATATTACAGTGGCTTACCtatcttctttatttttttgttagagAATGAGAGCATTACATTGGCAACACTAatcaacatatactgtacattagtGTAGTCTTACAAGTGTTTGACTACAAGTACTGGGACTCACtttggacacattttttttctgcttttattttgcagGCGAATCGCTTGTCTTCCGGTACCATTCTATCTTTGTGTGGTTAATTTGATGCAGCTTGCAGCATCGGTCGTGAGACGGTGCGACGCTCCAATCAGCAGCGCCGAGTGAAGGCTTGGTCACCTTAGCAACCAATTACTTTGGGCGTAAGGCGTATCCACTGTGAGAGGCTGTACCACTATCAGAAGAAGGGGGTGCCCATAGACTGTATTATAATAAGGGGGTGACATAAAGATAACGGCAGAGTGAGGCTGTACAATAGATAATTGTACATTGATGGTATCATCAAATTCAGTAGGCCTATGTCC
This region of Sander vitreus isolate 19-12246 chromosome 20, sanVit1, whole genome shotgun sequence genomic DNA includes:
- the dpysl5a gene encoding dihydropyrimidinase-related protein 5a, producing the protein MSSSSAMVRILIKGGKVVNDDCTQEADVYIENGIIQQVGKELMIPGGAKVIDASGKLVLPGGIDTSVHLEESFMNATTADDFYSGTKAALAGGTTMVIAHILPEKNESLLEAYETCRSSADSKACCDYALHVGVTWWGPKVRAEMEKLVREHGVNSFQMFMAYKDMFMLRDSELFQALQHCKDIGAIARVHAENGELVAEGAKEALDLGISGPEGIEISRPEELEAEATHRAITIANRAHCPIYLVNVSSMPAGDVVATAKMQGKVVHGETTTAHAVLNGMQYYHQDWAHAAAHVTVPPLRLDPNTPSFLMSLLGNDTLNVVGSDHRPFTIKQRAMGKDDFTKIPHGLPGIQDRMSVIWEKGVIGGKMDENRFVAVTSSNAAKIYNLYPRKGRIIPGADADVVVWDPEGSKTISVDNQVQGGDVNLYEGLRCHGVPLVTISRGRLVYENGIFTCAEGSGKFCPLRTFPDYLYKKMVQREKCQAVKAVEREPYTGDVVPVLNSGKRDFGVSDLDTPTRPCTRHGGVRDLQESSFSLSGAQIDDKIPKRSSARILAPPGGRSSGIW